A stretch of DNA from Bradyrhizobium algeriense:
TGAACGCTTGATACTTGCGCCGGTGGCGATCGTCGTTCTTGCATTCGCGAGCATCGTCTCATTGCGCGCGTTTGAAACGCCGCTGCGGCGATATCTGACCGAGGCCTACGACCGCCGCGCCATCAGGCCCGAACCGTCTCCCGCGATCTCGCGGCAGGAGGGTGCATGATGACGGTCGTGGAGCGCATACCGGCAAACGCGGGATCCCTGAGCGTCGCACAGGCGCCGGCCCGAAGCCGAGACGGCATCATCGACGCCATGCGCGGCATTGCCATCCTGATGGTGATCGGAATTCATTCGCTGCCGCAGCCGCTCGATGCCATCTGGGCAAAATCGCTCGACGCGGCGCTGCGGCCCTGCGTGCCGGTCTTCCTGTTCGCCTCCGGATATCTGACGGCGCTCTCCGGCCGCGTGCCGTTCGCGAAACGGTTAAAGGCGGCCTTGATTCCCTACGCGATCGCGTTCGTCGCCGCCTATGCCTACATGGCGCTGCATAATCCGGCGATGGACCATCGCATCGGCACGACGCTGGCGCGGTTCGCCCTGGGGTACGTCTTCGTCTACTATTACGTCTTCGTCTATGTCTGCTGCACGTTCGGCCTATGGCTCGTCTTCGCGGTTGGCGGCACCGGACAACCTGCTTCAAGAAAACGGATTGCGGCGCTGCTGATCCTCTCGATCGGCTGCGGTCTGCTCGCAGGCAGCTATCTTGATCCTGCTATGTCCAGGTTGGGCGCCTCGGACGCACTGCTCGACGAAGTCCGCGTGCGCGACATTCCGTTCTGGTTCTCATTTGCCGCGCTCGGCGCGCTGACCGCGATGTTCGCAGACCTGAGCGACCACAACATGCGCCGCGCGCTGCCTGGCGCCACGCTGGCGGCCTACATGTTCTATGCCGCCGTGCGCATTCTCGGCCTCGGCGACGCCGCCACCTACGATTCGACCGCCTTCTTCCTCTATGCAGCGCTGTTCTGCGTTGCACTGTTCGCCGTCCAGCCAAGCTCGCCGCTGCTTGGATGGTTCGGCTCGGGCAGCTATTTCATCTATCTCTGGCACATCTTCATCGTCATGCTGCTGCGCGATCACACCACGCTGCATCAGCTCGGCGGCATCGCCAGCTTCGCCGTTTGCGGCGGCTTGGCCATCCTCCTCAGCGCCGCCGCGCTGCTGGCCGTCCGGCAGTTCGCCTCCGCCCGACTCTGCCGCTGGCTGGGGGCCTGAGATGCTCTTAAAACACACCCTGCTCTATCTGCCTGCGCAATTCGTCGGGCCGCTGTTCCAGCTTGTGGCGATGATCGTGTGGACGCATGTCGTCGATGAGCACACGCTCGGCGTCATCACGCTGATCACAGCCACGCACGAATTGCTGCAGATCGGCTTCCTCGCCTGGTGGTCGCAATATGCGCTGCGTTTCCTCGGACGCTATCAGGACGCCAACGACGCGCCGCGCTTCTACCGTACCGAAAACGCGGTCCTGCTCGCATCCGTTACGTTGCAGAGCGCGGCCGTCATTGGAATTCTGCTTCTGGTGATTGCGCCCGGCGCCAGAACGGACCTCCTCCTTGCCGCCGTCGCCTATGTGATTACCCGATCCCTCAATCTCTATATCGGCGAGCGCGCCCGCGCGCAGCAGCAGATCCGGGTCTACACGATCCAGCAGGTATTCGGGCCGTCGGTCGGATTTGTCCTCGGCCTGGTGCTGATCAAATTGTTCGGCCAATCGGCGGAGTGGCCGCTTGCGGGATACGCGGCGGCGCAACTGACCGCGGCGCTGATGGTGATGCCGACGCTGCGCTGCGGCTACCGCCTTTGGCCGATCGACCGGGAGATCGTCACGCACGCGCTGCGCTACGGCATTCCACTGATC
This window harbors:
- a CDS encoding acyltransferase, with product MMTVVERIPANAGSLSVAQAPARSRDGIIDAMRGIAILMVIGIHSLPQPLDAIWAKSLDAALRPCVPVFLFASGYLTALSGRVPFAKRLKAALIPYAIAFVAAYAYMALHNPAMDHRIGTTLARFALGYVFVYYYVFVYVCCTFGLWLVFAVGGTGQPASRKRIAALLILSIGCGLLAGSYLDPAMSRLGASDALLDEVRVRDIPFWFSFAALGALTAMFADLSDHNMRRALPGATLAAYMFYAAVRILGLGDAATYDSTAFFLYAALFCVALFAVQPSSPLLGWFGSGSYFIYLWHIFIVMLLRDHTTLHQLGGIASFAVCGGLAILLSAAALLAVRQFASARLCRWLGA